The genomic interval CTCCAAATATGTTACCGGAAGAAACCTATTAAAAGAAGTAGACAAGACATGATTATCAATATCTCGATGATAACAAGTTGAGATATTCCTCATGAAAATATCAGGAGATGGTCATAGCTGCTGATTCTTACACTATATGAGAAGCGGAAGTCAGTATTCGACCATTTGAAAATTTCAGCTTCATATAAGAAACTGAACTTCCCTTCATGGCGTCTTATTTCCTGCGAAATACGAAGCAAATCATATATTGCATCATaagccaaaaaagaaaaaacacgaGCACAatgattcaaaatcaaaatatgcaACCTTCAAAGGATGACTAGTTGCCTTGCACAAGATTCCATTCGCTACACCAGAGTTCACATTCAATTCTATCTTTTCCTTGTTCGAAATTTTCTTTATAGCAGGGGTAACATACTCCGGAAAACAAAACGGTACAGTCAACGAAAACCGGCCCGCGTTATACGACAACATCTGAGACCAACGAATCTTAATCGAAATATTAGTACCACCATCGATCTGagaatataaaacaaaaacaaaaaaaaacattcatcAGAAACAAAACAACAGGGAGTTAATTCGTTACAACTTGGAAGCATCGGTATCACCTGCGGTATCGTTGAAGTAAATATATGAGGCTTCAAAAATCCTCCATCTTCTGGTCTTGCTATCTTTCCAATACCCTTACTTTCTTGTTCTCCAATCAGTTCAGTAACATAAGATTTTGTAGGAAGATCAACTTCAACACCTAGAATTGAACCCTGTTAgccaaatataatatattatttgcttgataacattaaataaacacaattcCAAACACTAAAATCAAGTTACCCAAACAGTGAATTCAATAATATTTCTCTTTTGTAGGATAAAGATTCCATTTTTAAGTCAACAAAAtgaaatgaacaaaattttcataatcaAACGGCAAATAGAGCTTCATGGgctgaaaaaagaaagaaacagaactGTAAGccaaaaaaacagaaaaaagagaTCAAAATTTGTCCATTTTTCCATTAATAAGTGGAGGGAACTAACCTGGTTACCCATAGGGACAGCAATAAGACAATCACAAGAACGGCTACCCATAACGCAATGAATCCTCCACGTACCTGAAACTACAATAATAGCGGTATCCACATAACAATCCACGTTTAAATTAACACCCATCATCTGAAGAGGAATCAAAGCCGGTGGGTCATACATTCCATGCACGTAAGGCTGGTAACTCGGCATATCCGGGTTGTCAACCATTCTCGGGTCGGATATAACAGCGTAAACCATCGGAGCTGAAGGTAAGTACCAATTCGTTGACCTCTCCATTAACGGTGGTGCCATACGACGCGCCACCGTTCTACTGTCTTTTCCTAAGTATACCCGTTTCGCTAACTACTGACCGTCCTCCACCGCCTTTGCAAAATCCTCCGCCATTAAAGAAAACACAACGAAAACGAAaaaccctttctttctttttttattctcttctttATGCAAAAGCTGGGATTACTTCGATAAATGGACTCTTGCAGTGGCGTGAGCAGcaccgaattttttttattcttttttcggTTTACTATTTTCGAGTTCATTTTtatagttagttaattaattagttttttctttatatatattgcaACCGCGACTGCGATTGGATAAAATGTTTAGGTTGCGTAGGAAAATGAAGATGGTGAGGAAGATGAACTTTCCGATCAAAACGTGGCGGCATCCATTTGGCAAAGCGAGGGATTTACGATGGTTCCGCGAAGCAGTGGATATTAAACCTCCCCAACACAGAGAGACAGGTGGGCCAGTGAAAATCTGCTGACTCATTCCACGTGGCATTTGGACTGTATATAaagtatataataaataaaaaagtcggcagattcttttatatatatatatataagataaagtCGGCAGATTTCACTCCCTTGATtctgtttaatatttttattgtttgatggtaaatttaatttttttattattttggtcctAATTTTAGAGCTTATAAATTTTTTTGGGAAATTATTTATATCCGAAATTAGAGTATATTGTCTCAAGGTTTTTATATATTTCTCCATTTTATTACCCTTATTTTTTCTGGCCATGGTTGGATTTTAAGTAATAACCTCTATGGAAAAATGCAAAATACTTGAATTCGGGTACTAGTGTTAGATATTGTTGTGGCGAGTTCGGTCTCTTTTAGAAAAAGCATTCCAAGTGTACTCGTCAACTTCCGGAAATTATGGTTCTTGAGATCCAGGAGGGATGTTTTCGGCAGTAGCAATCAGGTCAATGAAGGCAACTGAAAGTCTTTGAAGCAGTATCATTTCGAGCGGTTCAGAATCCAGGATTTTGTGTGGATCGCCTTTCTTCTGTTATGCCAAAACATTAACAGGGAATGAGAAGGCAGACTTAGTAATGTTTGTAGCGAAAATATGGAAATAAAGGAAGAAATCCTGGCATACTCTGTTTAGAAAATATAGTGATATATACGAGGTAAAAGCATACCTTCTAAGCTCCAGAAGAGCATTTTATATCTGGAGAAGGATCATTTGGGAGAtgttgcaagtcagtatgctctgtTAAGATACAATGCTTGTGAAAATATTCATTGAATCAAAACTATCATTTAGTACAATCGTTGTTTGTATATTTATAGtagcaaacttaactaacatgtgCTAATAGCTAACCGATAATTAACTAACTAACTGCCTAACTGTCTTATTAGTTACTCTAATATTCTCCCGGTTTTGCTTCAACGTTTAAAACTTGAATATCGTCATTACTGAAACGAACTTGCAATTCTTGTATGAATGTAGCAAACTGTTTTAGTGGTATAGGCTTGGTAAGAACATCAGCAATTTGTCTTGTGGATGGAACAAAACTGACCTGCAGTACACCATCAAGTACTTTTTCACGCACAAAGTGATGATCAATCTCCACATGTTTCTTTCGAGTATGATGAGTTAGATTTGCAGTCATGGTGACTGTAGAGGGATTGTCGCACCATACTACTGGTATCTGACAAACTGACATGCCAATTTCATCTAACAGCAGCTTAACCCATAGCAACTCAGATACACAATTAGCTAAGATGCGGTATTCGGCTTCAGATGAGGACCTGGATACTACTGCTTACTTCTTGAAGCACCATGCAATCGGGTTTGGTTCTAGGTAAACCACATATCCTGTGGTAGAACGTCGATCTTCAACAGAGGCAACCCAGTCAACATCAGAGTAGCACACTAACTTAAACTGACCTTTTGAGAGGAACAAACCATGATCCATAGTCCCTATAAGGTACCTCAATACACGCTTAACTGCCTTTCAATGGATATCACTAGGCAAGTTCATATACTGACTTAGTTTGTTCACGCAAAACGCTAAGTCAGGACGTGTAATACACAAATACTGAAGCATGCCAACTGTACTCTGATACAAGTGACCACCAGCAAATGATGGACTACCATCTGAAGCAACTAGTTTGGGAGTGCTCACCATGGGTGTAGGCGTAGGTGCAGCTATTGCCATGCCTGTTTTATGAAGTATTTCCGAGACATATTTCTTCTGATTAAGGAACAGACCCTGAGGTGTATGTTGCACTTCAATGCCCAAGAAAAAATTGATCCTACCCATGTCTTTAAGAGCAAAATTATCATGAAACTGACTTATCACTTTGTTTATATCTGTAATGGAGCTGCCTGTGACTACTATGTCATCCACATGAGTCATAAGCCGCAAGAGTTATCCATCGAAGGCTCGAATGAATAGTGAAGGATCAGCTTTCGATGTACAAAAACCAAGTTAATCCACTAGATACTGCTTTAGTGTCTGAAACCATGCACGAGGAGCTTGCCTCAGACTATACAATGCCTTGGTCAGTCGACAAACAAGTTTTTGGCCATTGTCACCTGCAACTTCAAACCCAGGTGGTTGAGCCATATAAATCTCTTATGTTAGATCCCCATTGAGAATGACATTATTCACATCAACTTGCCTTAATGACCAGCCTTTTTATGACTACAATAGCTAGAACAGCCCGTATAGTTGTTGCCTTAACTACTGGACTAAACATGTCGCAAAAATTAAATCCAGCATGTTGAGAAAAACCTTTAGCCACCAATCGTGCCTTATACCTCTCCACGGTCTCATCAGCCCTCTTTTTCACTTTAAACAGCCACTTGCATCCAATGACCTTCCTATTAGCAGACAGAGGACAAATAGCCTATGTTTTATTTTGAAGAAGAACCTGTAACTCATTATGTATCGCTGCTTGCCAACACTCATCTTGCATTGCTTCATGGATGTCAGCAGAGTATCATTCAATAAACAAGCTACATTGCTTAGGTAGGCCTTCGATTTAAAAATACTAGCCTTGCTACGTGTAACCATTGCATAAGAATTAACTGGGATAGCAGGTGATGGAGAAGACACATGTGGCCTACCAAAACTAGACCTTCTAGAGCTGAAACTTACACAAGGGGACTGTACTAGAGTATCAACACTGAGCACAGAAACCTCATTCAAGGAATTAACACGAGTAACCATTGGAACATTAACTACTGGAGTACCCTGAGCTGTATGAACTGGTGTCATAATAAGAAGCTTAGAACTAGACTGTGAAATAGAAGGTATGGAAGCTGCAGACTTGGGGCAGAGAGTTTTAAATAGAAATTCATTTTCATGAAATGTAACATGACGGGAAATATAGACCCTTCCATCAGTAGCCTGACAACGGTACCCTTTATAACATGGTGAATACCCCAAAAACGTGAATGGAGTTAACCTATATTGTATGGAGTTGACCTATACTGTAGTTTTAAAGTATTGTATGGTCGAAGGTTCAAAAATCATAAGCAACCAAATACTCTAAGGAATGAATAAATTATATTGGTACTAGTTAATGTTATGAAGTGATATGGTTAGTTGTGGTTTAAACATGTATAAGCGGGTATTGTTGTAAGTTGAGTATATGAAAGTGACATATGATTGATGCTTATTTAAGTGTCCAAATGCTTTACTATATAGTCATAAGTTTCGGCTAATGGAATTTTAATGTATATGTAAtttgttatgttattttataataagtaaaatatgtttAGTTAGTTTGATTAAATTTGAGGTGAAttggttttataatttatatttttcgaatCTAGTATAAATTATTCGTGAACATCTGAGTTTAGTAATGTTATAAATGTATAGTTATTCATTGGGGCATGAAAGGTGATAAATGTTTGTGCTGAATTGTGTCttattcagtaatgcctcgtaaccctaatctggcgacggttacgggttaagggtgttacatgctAATAATAGCTAACCGATAGTTAACTAACAAACTGCCTAACTGTCTTATTAGTTACTCTAACATGCTCAACTTTGTAACTTGCCAACAACAAAATCAATAGCATTAGCATCAGTTGTTTACTACTAAGAAATGCAGAGATCAAAATGCCAATGACTCAGTCTGGCCACTGAGCAATTAGTAAAGAGTAATCGCTGCGCAGCAGCTATAATATTATTCGTAATAACTATTCACATTGCTAGTACTCGAATCAAAGTAGTAGTTGCGATCCAAAAGCATTATCCCACCCGTTTTGGATGAAAAAAATGCTAGAATATTTAGAAACAAGCCTTCTTCTTCAGCCGTTTATGTTCTGAAAACCAAGTCTGAGCTGTTAATAGATCAAGCTGTCGTTTTTCGTTTTGCTAACACCTATTAGAGAAAACAGGAAATTATAAAGAATTTCCATGGGCAAATCATTCACGTATacagataaaaaatatatacactaTATATCGATGAAAAGAGGCAGATAGTATTGCAATGAGCAATGATGATGTCAAACCCTAGCAATATAAACAACCCGATGGAAGATAATAAACATTTAACGCATGACACGCCCACAAAGGAAGGTATATCGTTAAAATCAGCTGACTAGTATTGTCTTACGCTGTCAAGATGACCTAAATTGGAATGGCTGTTGCAAGAAAGTAACGAGTCGGCATACATAATAACCATTATTATATATATCAGTGATATTCAGGTAATTAAAAGCATAGAAAGGAAGATGTAAGGTAAATAGGATGTCATATATGAATGAAACTGATACGGGAGGAGGAGACGAACGTACCTCTATTTCTTCATGATCATCAAATGCATCAATGGTGCTGTTTGCGAGAACAGTAGATACACCTTtgctaaataatttattcatctgAACCTCGATAGATACTGAAAGAACAGAAAAAATAATTTGTAAGATTAATGAAATATGGCGTAAACTTTTGTATATCCTTGCAATTTAAGGATTTAGCCTATCGTTCAGACTTTTGCTCGTAGAATTTGGGAAATCGAAAAAATTATTTGGCTTGAGTTAATTCAAATGTAAAAATGACAATACAAGCCTAAATCAAAAGCAACAACGTATTCtctccagccaatcatggtaaGCATGCAGGAAATAATGATTACCGAATGAACCTGAAATATTCCCATTTCCCACACAACAGGTTAACTAACAATTATGGTGCAAAGAACTAACCGGACAAGCTTGCGTCGGTCAACAATAACGAGAACTAAATTCAGTGAacttcaaaaagaaatgaaaggagACCCTAAGACGAGAAAATTACCTATGCCGAAAGtatggatggatggatggacaTAACACTCCTTGATTTGTCTATCGTTTTTGCATACAGTGACAAATGTTTCTCTCGTCTTCGACAGGCCCAACAGTAACAAGAAAAATCATAAGAATTGAACCTCTAGAATTTGATAGCATGTCAGCAGTCTATTAATGACAACTTTTGCAGCCTAAAAGCAAGTAAATGTCTTTGTTCATTGTTGTCAATGACCAAAAGTTTGGCTTATAATTTAGacaaaattaatttcatttggcCTTTCTAGAGTTTTTAGATTTAGTTTGTATATTAAATCTATAAGAGAATATTATCATGaaagcaaataataaataatatatatacttttattatattgATATAATTACAAAACCTAAGATGATTTCCTAAAATaatcaaaaagaaaaacttaactaaacaattaaaaaataaaactaaaaagacctaaaattattgaaaaatctaaataaaaaaaattaaagagtaaaATCTTCACAAACGGCTTCCACGGCTAATTTTTTACTTCACAAGAAGGTCTTCCGAATTTTTCTTCAGTAATTTGAAGGAGCACGATTCTTTACCCAGACATTCctgttaaaatttcaaatatatatcattggaaaaatatatttcaagatattaaaaataatatgaaaataacttACCTTTTCAAGAATTGATAAAGCATCCACTTCCGAGTCAAATTCACTTTTGTCAAATGATCCGCACACACCTTGTGGACTACCAAAACTAGCAAACTTAATCTTTGAAATTGGTCGATCCTGGCATGATAATTCCACTTCTTTTCCTTCGTGAGTATTTATGCAAACCGATCCGATTTCAACGGTTTGGAATTGTACCAGGTGTATTGCGCATCTTTCATATTTTCATGCTTATATGTTACTTTATgtatctttatttatattttttgatttgttcattttttatttacatttttttttttttacttttttttatcgtTTGTTATTTGCCGTAAattgttttattgtttattatttgctTGTATCATTTATTTACATTGTCATCATTATTATATTTGCATTCATTTTACTCGGATTATCAAAACAAAAATCTAAATAGTAACACTCGGTATTttagatcttcgagagaatcgagccctaacgtattgggttccgattttcttcgttgaatttaaataatcgagattactcttttaaaaatgatataaagtTCGTTATcaagaattcaatacgttgtgtcctaacgcattggatgtgacacgttgttttctcgagacgaggatttttcgaaataaatgcaatattcaatgtttaatattttaagaattgtgccctaacgtattgggttgcgatttcttcacttgattttaaacaattgaatattcttttaaactttattacacgattcttttaaactcaagttttaaatgatatcgggagttaagaaaagattgtgtcctaacttactgggcatgatccctttcctaaacccgagataataaaatatcttttaaataaataaattttggcattcattcgcgtatcggaaattcgagacattgtgtcctaacttactggatatgatacttttttctcgattaacgcgGAATGTGTCCCctttcccaaaattttcaactttttaatacaaggaacgtatttttaaatttctttaaagttttcaacttttcgacattaagacattaagtaatcaactaaggtaccaattttgggcgtatcgagggtgctaatccttcctcgtgcgtaaccgactcccgaacccattttctgaatttcgtggatcaaacctgttgttttaataaaatcaaaccgtttattaaaaataactacttttcgaggtgatccaatcacacctcatagaaaaggattggtggcgactcccgtttcatttttcaaaatccaagtcgacccgttttcatcaaaaatggtgtctacaataatttagacaaaattaatttcatttggcCTTTCTAGAGTTTTTAGATTTAGTTTGTATATTAAATCTATAAGAGAATATTATCATgaagcaaataataaataatatatatacttttattatattgATATAATTACAAAACCTAAGATGATTCCTaaataatcaaaagaaaaacttaactaaacaattaaaaataaaactaaaagacctaaaattattgaaaatctaaaaaaaaaattaaagagtaaaATCTTCACAAACGGCTTCCACGGCTAATTTTTTACTTCACAAGAAGGTCTTCCGAATTTTTCTTCAGTAATTTTGAAGGAGCACGATTCTTTACCCAGACATTCctgttaaaatttcaaaatatatatcattggaaaaatatatttcaagatattaaaaataatatgaaaataacttACCTTTTCAAGAATTGATAAAGCATCCACTTCCGAGTCAAATTCACTTTTGTCAAATGATCCGCACACACCTTGTGGACTACCAAAACTAGCAAACTTAATCTTTGAAATTGGTCGATCCTGGCATGATAATTCCACTTCTTTTCCTTCGTGAGTATTTATGCAAACCGATCCGATTTCAACGGTTTGGAATTGTACACCAGAAGGATTACCACCAAATTCCTCAAACAATACCAAAGTGTTCTCACTGTCTTTAAGAAATGATCGAGGAACATGGTACctataaaacaacaaaattagaataatgaaaaaaatactaacaatataaaaatatatattaacatatGTAAAAAACTTAAGATTACCATCTTTGGGTAGGTTCACCGCACTTAGAGACACATTTACTATCATGTATCTACCACGATAGTCACAAGTCTCTGTCTTACAAAGCTGCTTATCAGCTATATAAGATGGCCAATATCTACCAAGGCTATGACCATTTACCCAAGCCATGCCCTTTCCTAAACCTAGTAAATCCACAACAACTGGTTTATTCCCCAACGGAGCTTTAATGTTGtctacaatttaaaaaaaataaccaaacataaatattaataaaatcaaacattatatgTAACATTTATATGCAAGTAAATGTATTGGTTTTAATTACCTTGTACCAAGTGAAGTTCTTGTCAACCGGAATAGGGTCAGAGACCCATTTGGATGATGATTTTGAAGCACAATCTGTGTCGAAAAACTTGTTTGAAATCCCATTCAAACCAACTTTATATGTCCATTTATTTGAAGACAAATCCTTGACAACATTTTTGTTCAAAACTAGCTCAATTGGTGATGTAATTCCAGCTCCAACCAGATCAAACATTGGACCATAGTTCTGCattattttgattcaaattatatgttaaaattctagagtttttttatttgtcgtatgtatatatatatatgtatgtatatacctTGAATCCAACAGTGACACTAAGTAATGATATCAAGTTTTTCCCGAGGGATAGGTTGACGTTCCTCTCGAAAACATATGTCACGTTGTTGTTACCATATTTTGACCATTGAGAACCTACGAaaacaaatacatatataatcaaataaatatattttgaattcaatataatatatataaaacatagttCATAATTACCGATATATTCTCCATTGAAAAAAGCATGAAGAACATGACCAGTATCATTGACACGAAGTGTCACTGTTCCATTCAACATGGGATCATCTTTTGCAACATTAATACTgtccaaaaaataaattaattaattaatcaaaatatatataatttacattAAATGAATTGAATATAGTTGTGTTAAATAATTTACCTTGTCATATACCACAAATAATCACTAGCATCATTTGCCATATCCTTTTGATCAACAATCTTGTTAACGGAAACATCTCCCCTTCCTTGAACAGAAGTAGATTCGATCAACTCGGGTCGCCACATCCATTTCAAAGAACTCGGTTCATCTTCAGctttgttcaatttcttaatcATCAATGAAGTTTGAGCAGAaacctagtttttttttaaatataaacccatTAACAATCAtaacatatttattataattataataaccCAAAACACAAAAATAGGATTTACCTTAGCGGTATTATATGCTTCCTCCCTACAATCTGGAAGGATACTAATAGACCATGCTGGAACAAAGTAATTAATGCCTCCGAAGTTGACATTTGCATCTATTTTGGTATTTGTATTGCTCAAAAAACAACTTGATTTCTCCTTTGTTTCATAAATAGTAGcctaaatcatatatataattaagaataataattagaataaaatgataaatatttattattttatcaaataaatttttatatatattcattttattacCATGACTAAATTGCTGAGTTTTTCATTTTTAACGTCTCCATTTGTAAGAATATACTCAATGGAATGTAGAACATCATGAAGCTGCTTCAAATGTCCCCATTTTGGTTGATTCAAATTtcctaataaaaattaataattaattagaataattataacttatacatatatattcagaGGCATGAAATTACCATATTCATCGAGAGGTGCATTATAATCATATGTAGTGGTAATATATGGGCCACCAGAAGTTCTACCAAAATTGGTACCACCATGATactaaaaaaattggaaaaacaaaggggttaattaataaaattaaattattaattttaagaatttaattttttaaaaaaatcacttgcCATGTAATAATTTTGTAGTGTACCACCCTTTTGGAAAAATCGAGCAACAGAGTAAGCAAGATCTTCAGCTGTTCTAAATGGGTCTGCACCACCCCAACTCTTAAACctaaagttaaataaaataaaatttaatgtaaagtttataattaaaattaaattaagaacaattttaagaagaaaaagaaaaagtcacCATCCAGTCCAATTTTCAGTCCACAATTTAGGGGTATTAGGGTCTTTTGGTTTGTACTCATCACAATACCAACCATTGCATGTCTCCAGCTACGATTATAATTAAACAAATCGAAATCAAAATTCAACCGTTATCACAAAAAAATGtatttctaaataaaataatatagtaaaaagtaaataaaatacaataccaTAGGCTTTGGTGGAGCAGCTTGTTGACACATGATCCACGGGACACCAATATCAAGAGAATCAGCCATTTGGGCACACCAATTAATATATGATTTCCCCTCGTCTCCATATGGTTCCATAACATTTCCATATTCATTCTCaacctatatatatacatttaattttgatattatttaaatacataataaaaataataaaacataaaaaattatcatatatacCTGAGCTAGAATGATATTTCCTCCTTGAGATGCAAATAGTTTCTCTTTTTTCACCATATCAACTATCAATGTTGTAAAGTTTTTCATTTCattctaaaaataacaaaaattaaacacattatttatatataaaagtaaacaaaatagaatagaatttttgttttttaaaaagttaCTGAAAATCAAAAGAATTACCATAAAGACATCGTTTTTAGTACGAAGAGAAACTCCAGGCATGTTATGCAACCATACAGGGAAGcctctaataaaaaataataaaaaaattaaaaactagttagataatttattaaatatcatagttagttaaaatttgaaaataaattaatttacccATAATTCCACTCAGCACAGGTATAAGGTCCAATTCGAAGAATTGCATATAAACCTTGGTCTTGAATCGTTTTAAGAAATCGAATAAGATCAAGATTTCCACTAAAATCATACTGACGACGAGTTGGCTCATGTGCATTCCAAAAAACATATGTTTCAACCGCATCCAATCCACCTTCTTTGGCTTTTCTTATAAGATCCGGCCacatctaataataaaaattaatcaatcaattattcaaaatcaaattataaaaaaaaaacccccgAATAATTCAATTGTAAAATATTACCTGAGCAGTACTTCTGGGATAATGAATCGAACCCGAAAGGATAATTCTATGATTTCCATCAATTATGATGGATCTTGAATCATGAGTGACATTAAGCGCATTCGAATGAAATaggatgaaagaaaaataaaagcagTAAATAAAAGATTGAATATATTCATTCTTCTCTTATCCAGTAAAGCAAAAGAAAAAGTGTTGGGAGTGAAAAATCAGAAGAGTATGATAAtgaatttataagggtagtaatTGAGTTCATATCAAAGACTAGATTttcaaaacatatttaattaGATTTATATAATTAGAGAAATCAAGAGGTTCATTTATAATATGAGTGTTGAAACTTGAAcaacattaattaaatatttttaattataattaattgagattTTGTATCTcatattaaattaagttttttggtatgata from Gossypium hirsutum isolate 1008001.06 unplaced genomic scaffold, Gossypium_hirsutum_v2.1 scaffold_577, whole genome shotgun sequence carries:
- the LOC121226886 gene encoding uncharacterized protein isoform X3 — translated: MAPPLMERSTNWYLPSAPMVYAVISDPRMVDNPDMPSYQPYVHGMYDPPALIPLQMMGVNLNVDCYVDTAIIVVSGTWRIHCVMGSRSCDCLIAVPMGNQGSILGVEVDLPTKSYVTELIGEQESKGIGKIARPEDGGFLKPHIFTSTIPQIDGGTNISIKIRWSQMLSYNAGRFSLTVPFCFPEYVTPAIKKISNKEKIELNVNSGVANGILCKATSHPLKEIRRHEGKFSFLYEAEIFKWSNTDFRFSYSVSSGNIFGGILLQSLYDYDQSDMFCIYLFPGSEQNRKVFKKEVVFVVDISESMQGRPLESTKSAISAALSKLSPEDSFNIIAFSNEAFQFSTSMELASKDAIERATAWISMKYTVGGSTNLFIPLEKAADMLSNTRGSIPMIFLVADGSVEDERNICHWMQKRLTNQGVLCPSIHTFGIVSIEVQMNKLFSKGVSTVLANSTIDAFDDHEEIEVLAKRKTTA